TGCTTGGCCGGCAGCAGCGGCAGCAGTGCCGCAAGCGAATAAATGGAAAATGCTTGCCCCGGCGGCAGGTGCAGCATTTCCCCATGCAGTTCAAAGTAGTCGCCGACGCGCGCGCCGCAGTAGAGTTTTGCCCCTTCGGGGGCAACGACTTCAACACGCAGATCGTAGAGTTCGAACGAGGGCAGACCCGCGCGCTCGTCAGGAGTGTGAGAGGTCATGGCTCAAGGGTTCGGTGGTGTGACCGAGAGAATGATTTCGGTGGGAGTAGTGGATCCGTTGCGATACCGGTGCGGCAGCCGTGAGTCGAACGAAATGCTTTCGCCGGCCGCCACCTGGTACTCGATGCCGTCGATCTGCGCGATGAGCTCGCCCGCGATGACGTAGACGCATTCCGAGGACGGATGGCCGCGCGGCTCATCCGCGGAGATTTCGCCTGGTTGCAGCACGGCGCGCAGCACTTCGAGCTGTCCGTTGCCGGCAGTCAGGCGTTCGTAGCCGACCCGACCCTTGGGGGCAATCAGCCTCGAGCGGTTACCCGGGCGGCTGATCCACACAGCGGGGGCAACTGTTTGAGCGAACAGCGAGGCGACCGATTCTCCAAATACCCCGGCCAGACGTCGCATCGTTTCGAGGCTTGGATCAGTCACCGACCGCTCGATCTGGCTGAGCAGGGTGGGTGAGACATCCGCGAGACTCGCCAGCTGACGCAGCGACATGCCGCGCGCGGTCCGCAATTCCTTGAGCCGTTCACCAATCAATTTGAGGCCTCACGTCGTGCAACTGAGTCGTACATTAGTGTGGAGTATAGGTGCACAAAATTGGATCGTCAATTTCCTCGACGCCGTTTGCGACCGCCCCCAAAAAAATCTGAATTCCGTAGAAATTTGCGTTTAACCAAGGGCTTACCTGATCTGTTTAGACGAGAAATTGTTTTTGACTCACTTGAAATGTTGTGCACTGTGGATGCACACTTCGCCTGCGGTAGTGCAGTGTAACTTTACGTGGAGCATCGGTCATGGCACAAGGTCCCGGGACGGGCGGCTCGCCCCGTCATACGTATCGATGGTTATTGGCGGTTCCTTTCGTATGGCAGGCAGGACTTGCGCCTGTCGTCAACGGGGTGATGTGGGCGCCATTCGGGCTGCCCTTTCCCATGCTGTGGCAACTGGCGGGAATCGTGCTGACGAGCGTGCTGATCGCGATTGTGTTCCGGCTCGATCGCGCCCATGGCGTCGAACTTGAGGAAGCGGCGTTGATTGCGGCGACGTCGGGTTCAGCGGGAGATCCACGATGAAGCTCGCCATCGTTGTGGCGATTCTGCTTGCCACGCTGACTGGTGCGGTGGGCTATGGCCGTCGCACCCGGAAAGGGCATACGTTGTCGGACTGGGCGGTGGGCGGCCGCAGTCTGGGCGCGATCATCTTCTGGTTCATGAACGCAGGGGAGGTGTACACGACATTTGCTGTGCTCGGCATCTCCGGCTATGCATGGGCGCTAGGCGCGCCTGCGTATCTTGCCTTCTGTTCGGTGTCGATGAGCTATGCCATTGGCTACTGGCTGATGCCGAAGATCTGGCGCGCCGGACGCACCCGGCAACTCGTTACCCAGGCCGACTTCTTCGCTGCCCGCTACGACGCTACGTGGCTCGGCGTCCTGACGGGCGTGATCGGCATCGCTTCGCTGATCGTCTATGTGCAAATCCAGCTGGTCAGCCTGGGACTGATCGTCCAGTTGACGCTGGATGACCTGATCTCCACCCAGACGGCCACGCTGATTGCCGGGCTGTTGATGATCACGTTCGTGTTCGTCGCGGGGATACGCTCCGCAGCATTCGCGGCCGGCGTCAAGGATGTGTTGATGATCGTGGTGGTCGTGCTGTTGAGCGCGACGGTAGCGGGTAAGGTCGGTGCCGCATCGATGCTGGATATCTTTCGGATGGCTGAGGTTCAGCATCCAGGTATTGGCAGATTCCCCGGTCTGGATCCTACGTCACCCACTACGGCGATCTGGTTGATGACATCGTCGATCAACATCGCGCTCGGCAACTGGGTCTTTCCTCATCTGTTCCAGATGTCGTACACAGCGCAAAGCGCTACCGCCATCCGCCGCAACGCGATCTGGCAACCGCTTTATTCGCTCGCCTACTTCTTCATTATTCTGCTTGGCTTCGCTGCGTTGCTGGCCGGCACGCATCCGCCTGGCAACAACCTTAACGCGGCCTTGCTGCAGTTCATCTCGCAGCGCTATTCCGCGCCCATCGTGGGCCTCGTGGCCGGCACCGGATTCCTGCTGGCACTCGCGCCTGGCGCGCTGCTTCTGCTAACCGCGGGATCGATCTTCAGCCGCAACGTGGTCGCGCCGATCCTGCCGGGTCTTAAGGACGCCACGTTCCTGGTGATTTCCCGCGGTGCGCTCACGGTATTTGCTGCGATCGCCGTGTGGTTGTCGATCAGCCAGAAAGGCTCGCTCGTCAAGATTCTGCTCGACGCGTATTCGGCAATCGGGATGCTTGCGCCCGGTGTCTTCCTTGGTTTCATTTGGAAGAGGACCACTGCGACAGGTGTACTTGCGGGTCTCGTGGCCGGCTTTATTGCGCTGCTTGCACCGTTTGCGGCGCACTACTGGGATGCCGTCGCCCCCGAATGCGAACCTGGTCTGATCGCGATGGCGATCAATGCAGCGACGGTTGTGCTCGTCAGTCTGGCCACGCCGTTGCCTGGGCGGCATGCGGTGTCGCTCGGCGTTGCGCTTGAGCGTGCCGCGAGCGAGCAATCGACCGTCTGAATAAGCCTCTTCGAACGACAGCCCCTTTACCTGGAGATCCTGATGAAAAAGAGCAGTATCTGTCTTGCCGTGCTGATGGCGCTACCGGCGCTGGCCTCGGCCCAGAGCAGCGTGACGCTGTACGGGCTGGTCGATTCGGGCCTGACGTTCGTCAACAATACCGGCAAGGGGCACGTCGTCGAGGCGGACACCTGCGGTCCGCCGAGTTGCAACCTCTGGGGGCTGAAGGGCAAGGAAGACCTGGGCGGCGGCACATCTGCGATCTTCACGCTCGAGAACGGCTTTAACATCCAGAACGGCAAACTCGGACAGGGCGGCACGGAATTCGGGCGGCAGGCATTCGTGGGGCTCGCCAACGATCAATGGGGCACGGTGACGCTTGGGCGTCAGTACGATCCGCCGTCGTTGACGGTCGGCTACTTTCCGTCCAGCAATAATTTCGCCACCGGCTACGGGTCGCACTTCGGCGATCTCGACAACCTGAACCAGTCGATCCGCTTCAACAACGCCGTCAAGTACGTGAGCCCGACATGGGGTGGCTTGCATGTGGAAGGAATGTTCAGCCTGGGCGGCGTAGCAGGTAATTTCTCGACGAATCGCGTCTGGTCGTTGGCCGCCGCGTATAACCGCGGACCGTTCGCGGTTGCCGCGGGCTATCTGGACATTCAGAATCCTGCGACGAACGCGGGCGGTACCGGCGGCGTGTACGCATCCAATGGCAACTATGTGGGCTCATTGAACGATTACGTCGGATTGCAGGACGCCAGTTCGATGAAGGTGCTCACGATTGGCGGTTCGTACTCGATCGGCCAGGCAACGCTGGCATTGAACTACTCGCACACCGACCTGGAAAACAGCCAGTACTTCGTCATCAACGGATTTGCGGGTGCGGGAGGCGGCAACGACTTCAAGATGGATGCCTACGAAGCCAGCGCGACCTACAGAGTCACGCCTGCATTGCTGTTAGGCGCGGCCTACATCTATAACGCGGGGAAGGCCGACTACCAGAACCTTAAGCCGGACTTCCAGCAGGTGAACCTTGGTGTGACGTACGCGCTTTCGAAGCGCACCAGCCTCTATGCCATTGCGATTGTTCAGAAGGCAGGCGGCGATGGCATAGCTCCTGTGTTCGATGCCGATGGTGCAGTAGTAGGGCGTACAGCAATTGCTGAAATTCCTGGCGCCGGTTATGACTCCAGCACCTCCAGGCAACTGCTGATGTCGGTGGGGATGTACCACGCGTTTTAAGCTATGCAAGCAGCAAACCCATCAGGGGGTATCAAGCATTCACTCCCTGGTGGATTTCAGCTCCGGTTGTCTCGTCAGTCGTGTCCAGACGATCATTCCGTACTGCGACATATTTCCCGCCGTTCACCTGCCTGAGCCCGCTCAGCCACCCGGCGTTTGAACGTCAGTCGAAGTGTGCTGCGACCCGCAGTCCCGGGCGTATTTCTCATTCAGGCGAGCTCGCATCACAGGAATGCCCGGGGAGTAGTTGCCTGTCCCAGGCCAATACCCTACTGACTCGAGCTCAGCCAGTTCACGCGACAGGTCGGCCCTGGTCACCTGTCCATGCGTCGGTGCGAAAGGATAGCTGCTGCATTGTTCCGGCGTAAGCTGGGTGCCCGCCATGGCACATGCGCTGGCGGCCATTAGCGTAATCGGAATTGCTAATCTGAAAGGATGGATCATGATG
The sequence above is drawn from the Paraburkholderia phenazinium genome and encodes:
- a CDS encoding TIGR04076 family protein, coding for MTSHTPDERAGLPSFELYDLRVEVVAPEGAKLYCGARVGDYFELHGEMLHLPPGQAFSIYSLAALLPLLPAKQRATDPHDWMSTDAEVACPDPNCPSRFRISRLGKRTFRHVDTTAVKLIDKDSE
- a CDS encoding cupin domain-containing protein, with protein sequence MIGERLKELRTARGMSLRQLASLADVSPTLLSQIERSVTDPSLETMRRLAGVFGESVASLFAQTVAPAVWISRPGNRSRLIAPKGRVGYERLTAGNGQLEVLRAVLQPGEISADEPRGHPSSECVYVIAGELIAQIDGIEYQVAAGESISFDSRLPHRYRNGSTTPTEIILSVTPPNP
- a CDS encoding DUF3311 domain-containing protein, with amino-acid sequence MAQGPGTGGSPRHTYRWLLAVPFVWQAGLAPVVNGVMWAPFGLPFPMLWQLAGIVLTSVLIAIVFRLDRAHGVELEEAALIAATSGSAGDPR
- a CDS encoding sodium:solute symporter family protein; this encodes MKLAIVVAILLATLTGAVGYGRRTRKGHTLSDWAVGGRSLGAIIFWFMNAGEVYTTFAVLGISGYAWALGAPAYLAFCSVSMSYAIGYWLMPKIWRAGRTRQLVTQADFFAARYDATWLGVLTGVIGIASLIVYVQIQLVSLGLIVQLTLDDLISTQTATLIAGLLMITFVFVAGIRSAAFAAGVKDVLMIVVVVLLSATVAGKVGAASMLDIFRMAEVQHPGIGRFPGLDPTSPTTAIWLMTSSINIALGNWVFPHLFQMSYTAQSATAIRRNAIWQPLYSLAYFFIILLGFAALLAGTHPPGNNLNAALLQFISQRYSAPIVGLVAGTGFLLALAPGALLLLTAGSIFSRNVVAPILPGLKDATFLVISRGALTVFAAIAVWLSISQKGSLVKILLDAYSAIGMLAPGVFLGFIWKRTTATGVLAGLVAGFIALLAPFAAHYWDAVAPECEPGLIAMAINAATVVLVSLATPLPGRHAVSLGVALERAASEQSTV
- a CDS encoding porin, whose protein sequence is MKKSSICLAVLMALPALASAQSSVTLYGLVDSGLTFVNNTGKGHVVEADTCGPPSCNLWGLKGKEDLGGGTSAIFTLENGFNIQNGKLGQGGTEFGRQAFVGLANDQWGTVTLGRQYDPPSLTVGYFPSSNNFATGYGSHFGDLDNLNQSIRFNNAVKYVSPTWGGLHVEGMFSLGGVAGNFSTNRVWSLAAAYNRGPFAVAAGYLDIQNPATNAGGTGGVYASNGNYVGSLNDYVGLQDASSMKVLTIGGSYSIGQATLALNYSHTDLENSQYFVINGFAGAGGGNDFKMDAYEASATYRVTPALLLGAAYIYNAGKADYQNLKPDFQQVNLGVTYALSKRTSLYAIAIVQKAGGDGIAPVFDADGAVVGRTAIAEIPGAGYDSSTSRQLLMSVGMYHAF
- a CDS encoding DUF4148 domain-containing protein encodes the protein MIHPFRLAIPITLMAASACAMAGTQLTPEQCSSYPFAPTHGQVTRADLSRELAELESVGYWPGTGNYSPGIPVMRARLNEKYARDCGSQHTSTDVQTPGG